The proteins below are encoded in one region of Tamandua tetradactyla isolate mTamTet1 chromosome 9, mTamTet1.pri, whole genome shotgun sequence:
- the TPRA1 gene encoding transmembrane protein adipocyte-associated 1 isoform X2 → MAPVLLTLAVLTSPGPAAGWMDTLEEAVWANGSTVSPPPLAPNISVPHQCLLLLYEDIGTSRVRYWDLLLLIPNVLFFIFLLWKLPSARAKIRVTSSPIFITFYILVFVVALVGIARAVVSMTVSTSDAATVADKILWEITRFFLLAIELSVVILGLAFGHLESKSSIKWVLAITTVLSLAYSVTQGTLEILYPDAHLSAEDFNIYEHGGRKFWLVYSLVVVLPKTPLKERISLPSRRSFYVYAGILALLNLLQGLGSALLCADIIEEGLCCVDTTTFLYFSFFAPLIYVTFLRGFFGSEPKILFSYKCQVDETEEPDVHLPQPYAVTRRDGPEAMGAAGVSAASYSSTQFDSASGVAYLEDVASMPCHTGSINSTDSERWKVINT, encoded by the exons ATGGCCCCTGTGCTGCTAACCTTAGCGGTTCTCACCTCCCCAGGGCCAGCTGCTGGCTGGATGGACACCCTGGAAGAGGCGGTGTGGGCCAACGGGAGCACAGTGTCGCCCCCACCCCTGGCACCAAACATCAGTGTGCCTCACCAGTGCCTGCTGCTGCTCTATGAAGATATTGGCACCTCTAG GGTCCGGTACTGGGACCTCTTGCTGCTCATCCCCAATGTGCTGTTCTTCATCTTCCTGCTCTGGAAGCTTCCGTCTGCTCGGGCCAAGATCCGCGTCACCTCTAGTCCCATTTTTATCACCTTCTATATCCTG GTGTTCGTGGTGGCTTTGGTGGGTATCGCCCGGGCGGTGGTGTCCATGACGGTCAGTACCTCGGATGCTGCCACAGTGGCCGATAAG ATCCTGTGGGAGATAACCCGCTTCTTCCTGCTGGCCATTGAGCTGAGTGTGGTCATCCTGGGCCTGGCCTTTG GCCATCTGGAGAGCAAGTCGAGCATCAAGTGGGTGCTGGCTATCACTACGGTCCTGTCCTTGGCCTATTCGGTCACCCAG GGAACCCTGGAGATCCTGTACCCGGATGCCCACCTGTCTGCTGAGGACTTCAACATCTATGAGCATGGGGGCCGCAAGTTCTGGCTG GTCTACTCTCTGGTGGTCGTCCTCCCCAAGACCCCGCTGAAGGAGCGCATCTCCCTGCCCT CTCGGAGGAGCTTCTACGTCTACGCGGGCATCCTGGCACTGCTCAACCTGCTGCAGGGGCTGGGGAGTGCGCTGCTGTGCGCCGACATCATCGAGGAGGGGCTCTG CTGTGTGGACACCACCACCTTCCTCTACTTCAGCTTCTTCGCGCCCCTCATCTATGTAACCTTCCTCCGGGGTTTCTTCGG CTCCGAGCCCAAGATCCTCTTCTCCTACAAGTGCCAAGTAGACGAGACAGAGGAGCCAGATGTCCACCTGCCCCAGCCCTATGCCGTGACCCGGCGGGACGGCCCAGAGGCCATGGGCGCTGCAGGGGTCTCAGCCGCCTCCTACTCGAGCACCCAGTTCGACTCAGCCAGCGGGGTTGCCTACCTGGAAGACGTCGCTTCCATGCCTTGCCACACCGGCAGTATTAACAGCACGGACAGTGAGCGCTGGAAGGTCATCAACACTTGA
- the TPRA1 gene encoding transmembrane protein adipocyte-associated 1 isoform X3: protein MDTLEEAVWANGSTVSPPPLAPNISVPHQCLLLLYEDIGTSRVRYWDLLLLIPNVLFFIFLLWKLPSARAKIRVTSSPIFITFYILVFVVALVGIARAVVSMTVSTSDAATVADKILWEITRFFLLAIELSVVILGLAFGHLESKSSIKWVLAITTVLSLAYSVTQGTLEILYPDAHLSAEDFNIYEHGGRKFWLVSSCFFFLVYSLVVVLPKTPLKERISLPSRRSFYVYAGILALLNLLQGLGSALLCADIIEEGLCCVDTTTFLYFSFFAPLIYVTFLRGFFGSEPKILFSYKCQVDETEEPDVHLPQPYAVTRRDGPEAMGAAGVSAASYSSTQFDSASGVAYLEDVASMPCHTGSINSTDSERWKVINT from the exons ATGGACACCCTGGAAGAGGCGGTGTGGGCCAACGGGAGCACAGTGTCGCCCCCACCCCTGGCACCAAACATCAGTGTGCCTCACCAGTGCCTGCTGCTGCTCTATGAAGATATTGGCACCTCTAG GGTCCGGTACTGGGACCTCTTGCTGCTCATCCCCAATGTGCTGTTCTTCATCTTCCTGCTCTGGAAGCTTCCGTCTGCTCGGGCCAAGATCCGCGTCACCTCTAGTCCCATTTTTATCACCTTCTATATCCTG GTGTTCGTGGTGGCTTTGGTGGGTATCGCCCGGGCGGTGGTGTCCATGACGGTCAGTACCTCGGATGCTGCCACAGTGGCCGATAAG ATCCTGTGGGAGATAACCCGCTTCTTCCTGCTGGCCATTGAGCTGAGTGTGGTCATCCTGGGCCTGGCCTTTG GCCATCTGGAGAGCAAGTCGAGCATCAAGTGGGTGCTGGCTATCACTACGGTCCTGTCCTTGGCCTATTCGGTCACCCAG GGAACCCTGGAGATCCTGTACCCGGATGCCCACCTGTCTGCTGAGGACTTCAACATCTATGAGCATGGGGGCCGCAAGTTCTGGCTGGTCAGCTCCTGCTTCTTCTTCCTG GTCTACTCTCTGGTGGTCGTCCTCCCCAAGACCCCGCTGAAGGAGCGCATCTCCCTGCCCT CTCGGAGGAGCTTCTACGTCTACGCGGGCATCCTGGCACTGCTCAACCTGCTGCAGGGGCTGGGGAGTGCGCTGCTGTGCGCCGACATCATCGAGGAGGGGCTCTG CTGTGTGGACACCACCACCTTCCTCTACTTCAGCTTCTTCGCGCCCCTCATCTATGTAACCTTCCTCCGGGGTTTCTTCGG CTCCGAGCCCAAGATCCTCTTCTCCTACAAGTGCCAAGTAGACGAGACAGAGGAGCCAGATGTCCACCTGCCCCAGCCCTATGCCGTGACCCGGCGGGACGGCCCAGAGGCCATGGGCGCTGCAGGGGTCTCAGCCGCCTCCTACTCGAGCACCCAGTTCGACTCAGCCAGCGGGGTTGCCTACCTGGAAGACGTCGCTTCCATGCCTTGCCACACCGGCAGTATTAACAGCACGGACAGTGAGCGCTGGAAGGTCATCAACACTTGA
- the TPRA1 gene encoding transmembrane protein adipocyte-associated 1 isoform X1 — protein sequence MAPVLLTLAVLTSPGPAAGWMDTLEEAVWANGSTVSPPPLAPNISVPHQCLLLLYEDIGTSRVRYWDLLLLIPNVLFFIFLLWKLPSARAKIRVTSSPIFITFYILVFVVALVGIARAVVSMTVSTSDAATVADKILWEITRFFLLAIELSVVILGLAFGHLESKSSIKWVLAITTVLSLAYSVTQGTLEILYPDAHLSAEDFNIYEHGGRKFWLVSSCFFFLVYSLVVVLPKTPLKERISLPSRRSFYVYAGILALLNLLQGLGSALLCADIIEEGLCCVDTTTFLYFSFFAPLIYVTFLRGFFGSEPKILFSYKCQVDETEEPDVHLPQPYAVTRRDGPEAMGAAGVSAASYSSTQFDSASGVAYLEDVASMPCHTGSINSTDSERWKVINT from the exons ATGGCCCCTGTGCTGCTAACCTTAGCGGTTCTCACCTCCCCAGGGCCAGCTGCTGGCTGGATGGACACCCTGGAAGAGGCGGTGTGGGCCAACGGGAGCACAGTGTCGCCCCCACCCCTGGCACCAAACATCAGTGTGCCTCACCAGTGCCTGCTGCTGCTCTATGAAGATATTGGCACCTCTAG GGTCCGGTACTGGGACCTCTTGCTGCTCATCCCCAATGTGCTGTTCTTCATCTTCCTGCTCTGGAAGCTTCCGTCTGCTCGGGCCAAGATCCGCGTCACCTCTAGTCCCATTTTTATCACCTTCTATATCCTG GTGTTCGTGGTGGCTTTGGTGGGTATCGCCCGGGCGGTGGTGTCCATGACGGTCAGTACCTCGGATGCTGCCACAGTGGCCGATAAG ATCCTGTGGGAGATAACCCGCTTCTTCCTGCTGGCCATTGAGCTGAGTGTGGTCATCCTGGGCCTGGCCTTTG GCCATCTGGAGAGCAAGTCGAGCATCAAGTGGGTGCTGGCTATCACTACGGTCCTGTCCTTGGCCTATTCGGTCACCCAG GGAACCCTGGAGATCCTGTACCCGGATGCCCACCTGTCTGCTGAGGACTTCAACATCTATGAGCATGGGGGCCGCAAGTTCTGGCTGGTCAGCTCCTGCTTCTTCTTCCTG GTCTACTCTCTGGTGGTCGTCCTCCCCAAGACCCCGCTGAAGGAGCGCATCTCCCTGCCCT CTCGGAGGAGCTTCTACGTCTACGCGGGCATCCTGGCACTGCTCAACCTGCTGCAGGGGCTGGGGAGTGCGCTGCTGTGCGCCGACATCATCGAGGAGGGGCTCTG CTGTGTGGACACCACCACCTTCCTCTACTTCAGCTTCTTCGCGCCCCTCATCTATGTAACCTTCCTCCGGGGTTTCTTCGG CTCCGAGCCCAAGATCCTCTTCTCCTACAAGTGCCAAGTAGACGAGACAGAGGAGCCAGATGTCCACCTGCCCCAGCCCTATGCCGTGACCCGGCGGGACGGCCCAGAGGCCATGGGCGCTGCAGGGGTCTCAGCCGCCTCCTACTCGAGCACCCAGTTCGACTCAGCCAGCGGGGTTGCCTACCTGGAAGACGTCGCTTCCATGCCTTGCCACACCGGCAGTATTAACAGCACGGACAGTGAGCGCTGGAAGGTCATCAACACTTGA
- the TPRA1 gene encoding transmembrane protein adipocyte-associated 1 isoform X5, whose translation MAPVLLTLAVLTSPGPAAGWMDTLEEAVWANGSTVSPPPLAPNISVPHQCLLLLYEDIGTSRVRYWDLLLLIPNVLFFIFLLWKLPSARAKIRVTSSPIFITFYILVFVVALVGIARAVVSMTVSTSDAATVADKILWEITRFFLLAIELSVVILGLAFGHLESKSSIKWVLAITTVLSLAYSVTQGTLEILYPDAHLSAEDFNIYEHGGRKFWLVSSCFFFLLCGHHHLPLLQLLRAPHLCNLPPGFLRLRAQDPLLLQVPSRRDRGARCPPAPALCRDPAGRPRGHGRCRGLSRLLLEHPVRLSQRGCLPGRRRFHALPHRQY comes from the exons ATGGCCCCTGTGCTGCTAACCTTAGCGGTTCTCACCTCCCCAGGGCCAGCTGCTGGCTGGATGGACACCCTGGAAGAGGCGGTGTGGGCCAACGGGAGCACAGTGTCGCCCCCACCCCTGGCACCAAACATCAGTGTGCCTCACCAGTGCCTGCTGCTGCTCTATGAAGATATTGGCACCTCTAG GGTCCGGTACTGGGACCTCTTGCTGCTCATCCCCAATGTGCTGTTCTTCATCTTCCTGCTCTGGAAGCTTCCGTCTGCTCGGGCCAAGATCCGCGTCACCTCTAGTCCCATTTTTATCACCTTCTATATCCTG GTGTTCGTGGTGGCTTTGGTGGGTATCGCCCGGGCGGTGGTGTCCATGACGGTCAGTACCTCGGATGCTGCCACAGTGGCCGATAAG ATCCTGTGGGAGATAACCCGCTTCTTCCTGCTGGCCATTGAGCTGAGTGTGGTCATCCTGGGCCTGGCCTTTG GCCATCTGGAGAGCAAGTCGAGCATCAAGTGGGTGCTGGCTATCACTACGGTCCTGTCCTTGGCCTATTCGGTCACCCAG GGAACCCTGGAGATCCTGTACCCGGATGCCCACCTGTCTGCTGAGGACTTCAACATCTATGAGCATGGGGGCCGCAAGTTCTGGCTGGTCAGCTCCTGCTTCTTCTTCCTG CTGTGTGGACACCACCACCTTCCTCTACTTCAGCTTCTTCGCGCCCCTCATCTATGTAACCTTCCTCCGGGGTTTCTTCGG CTCCGAGCCCAAGATCCTCTTCTCCTACAAGTGCCAAGTAGACGAGACAGAGGAGCCAGATGTCCACCTGCCCCAGCCCTATGCCGTGACCCGGCGGGACGGCCCAGAGGCCATGGGCGCTGCAGGGGTCTCAGCCGCCTCCTACTCGAGCACCCAGTTCGACTCAGCCAGCGGGGTTGCCTACCTGGAAGACGTCGCTTCCATGCCTTGCCACACCGGCAGTATTAA
- the TPRA1 gene encoding transmembrane protein adipocyte-associated 1 isoform X4, translating into MAPVLLTLAVLTSPGPAAGWMDTLEEAVWANGSTVSPPPLAPNISVPHQCLLLLYEDIGTSRVRYWDLLLLIPNVLFFIFLLWKLPSARAKIRVTSSPIFITFYILVFVVALVGIARAVVSMTVSTSDAATVADKILWEITRFFLLAIELSVVILGLAFGHLESKSSIKWVLAITTVLSLAYSVTQVRGRGRLTLPPGGQGHGQRADWAREPWRSCTRMPTCLLRTSTSMSMGAASSGWSAPASSSCSEELLRLRGHPGTAQPAAGAGECAAVRRHHRGGALLCGHHHLPLLQLLRAPHLCNLPPGFLRLRAQDPLLLQVPSRRDRGARCPPAPALCRDPAGRPRGHGRCRGLSRLLLEHPVRLSQRGCLPGRRRFHALPHRQY; encoded by the exons ATGGCCCCTGTGCTGCTAACCTTAGCGGTTCTCACCTCCCCAGGGCCAGCTGCTGGCTGGATGGACACCCTGGAAGAGGCGGTGTGGGCCAACGGGAGCACAGTGTCGCCCCCACCCCTGGCACCAAACATCAGTGTGCCTCACCAGTGCCTGCTGCTGCTCTATGAAGATATTGGCACCTCTAG GGTCCGGTACTGGGACCTCTTGCTGCTCATCCCCAATGTGCTGTTCTTCATCTTCCTGCTCTGGAAGCTTCCGTCTGCTCGGGCCAAGATCCGCGTCACCTCTAGTCCCATTTTTATCACCTTCTATATCCTG GTGTTCGTGGTGGCTTTGGTGGGTATCGCCCGGGCGGTGGTGTCCATGACGGTCAGTACCTCGGATGCTGCCACAGTGGCCGATAAG ATCCTGTGGGAGATAACCCGCTTCTTCCTGCTGGCCATTGAGCTGAGTGTGGTCATCCTGGGCCTGGCCTTTG GCCATCTGGAGAGCAAGTCGAGCATCAAGTGGGTGCTGGCTATCACTACGGTCCTGTCCTTGGCCTATTCGGTCACCCAGGTGAGGGGAAGGGGCCGGCTCACACTGCCTCCTG GTGGACAGGGGCATGGCCAGAGAGCAGACTGGGCCAG GGAACCCTGGAGATCCTGTACCCGGATGCCCACCTGTCTGCTGAGGACTTCAACATCTATGAGCATGGGGGCCGCAAGTTCTGGCTGGTCAGCTCCTGCTTCTTCTTCCTG CTCGGAGGAGCTTCTACGTCTACGCGGGCATCCTGGCACTGCTCAACCTGCTGCAGGGGCTGGGGAGTGCGCTGCTGTGCGCCGACATCATCGAGGAGGGGCTCTG CTGTGTGGACACCACCACCTTCCTCTACTTCAGCTTCTTCGCGCCCCTCATCTATGTAACCTTCCTCCGGGGTTTCTTCGG CTCCGAGCCCAAGATCCTCTTCTCCTACAAGTGCCAAGTAGACGAGACAGAGGAGCCAGATGTCCACCTGCCCCAGCCCTATGCCGTGACCCGGCGGGACGGCCCAGAGGCCATGGGCGCTGCAGGGGTCTCAGCCGCCTCCTACTCGAGCACCCAGTTCGACTCAGCCAGCGGGGTTGCCTACCTGGAAGACGTCGCTTCCATGCCTTGCCACACCGGCAGTATTAA